One Weissella ceti DNA window includes the following coding sequences:
- a CDS encoding RrF2 family transcriptional regulator — protein MQLKQSFEEAICIVLLLAAERAQERRINSAEIVAKLGTSQSYVKKILGQLVHADIISSGAGKHGGFFINKALEELTLLDVYYAIEGRDTMYQPKHIADRFLSDKHFIREKEDDIIQIFSDAEKAYREKLSTYKLSNLQDIDVFKKARQA, from the coding sequence ATGCAACTAAAACAAAGTTTTGAAGAAGCAATTTGTATTGTGTTACTACTAGCAGCAGAACGCGCGCAAGAACGTCGTATTAACAGCGCAGAGATTGTTGCCAAGCTGGGCACGTCACAAAGCTACGTCAAAAAAATCTTAGGGCAATTGGTGCATGCCGATATCATTAGTTCAGGTGCTGGGAAACATGGTGGTTTTTTCATCAATAAAGCGCTAGAAGAGTTAACGTTATTAGATGTCTATTATGCTATCGAAGGACGAGACACAATGTATCAACCAAAGCACATTGCTGATCGTTTCCTAAGTGATAAGCATTTCATTCGGGAAAAGGAAGATGACATCATTCAAATTTTTAGCGATGCTGAAAAGGCATATCGTGAGAAATTATCAACATACAAGTTGTCTAATCTACAAGATATAGACGTGTTTAAGAAAGCGAGGCAGGCATAA
- a CDS encoding cation-translocating P-type ATPase — protein MEQYQKPIKDVLVDYEVNPETGLNTEQIDIHRKQYGANVFDEPAKPSLARKILISLNDVATIILLIAAVISFITAYMENTGNYFESMLIIGIVIINSTLSIVQEGRAEDSLAALQGLNKSKVKVLRNGKTELIDGDDVVVGDILLIENGTSIAADARLLEATELQAEESALTGESVPASKDADAILTSDVDLGERANMVYRGTTIVNGQARAVVTSVGMQSEMGIIAGLLNSESKTPLTPLQQRLVQLGKNISIVAVVAALVVMGLGLYQGMDLMHIFLTAISLAVAVVPETLAVIVTMTLALGVQRMAKKHAIIRRLPAVETLGTTSVIASDKTGTLTQNKMTVREVWADQNDELTTVANGMTASAEQVLSIGAISTNVEVREDEGDVVYDGLPTEVALVRAMQPIKPRAELLKEWPVVDQIPFNSTKKRMTTVHQDPEGGFVAITKGAFDVLLPMVEHGNKEKAVAINKQFGQDALRVLTITAKRFEEMPAEPSAEFYEEHLSLIGLVGIIDPPRPESAPAVAKAKKAGIKTVMITGDHLETASAIAREIGIMEDGDKGMTGAELSELTDEQLDERVKEYSVYARVTPTDKIRIVKSWQRSGAIIAMTGDGVNDAPALKAADVGISMGETGTDVARGASDIILTDDNFSTIVDAVSEGRGVYVKVRKTINFLLSANMSEIMVIIIAMLLGWGSPLLPVHLLFINLVSDGLPGFALSREPMPEGVMNRAPMHKDEKLFADGLGKQIALNAILFMIVTLLAIWIGRDMTLGGMLPSAEIGQTMAFIVLSLTSIFHVFNIRSAKSLFTNSYSDNPTLVNMAILATLITLVIALIPFTAGLFGLTQLSMMHWIMVALLSLAPTVVLEVWKKFQPSFFRV, from the coding sequence TTGGAACAATATCAAAAGCCGATTAAAGACGTTCTGGTTGACTACGAAGTTAATCCAGAAACTGGTCTGAATACAGAACAAATCGACATACACCGTAAGCAATACGGAGCCAACGTATTCGATGAACCCGCTAAGCCATCGCTAGCCCGTAAGATTTTAATCAGTTTGAATGACGTTGCCACAATCATTTTGTTGATTGCGGCCGTAATCTCATTCATTACTGCTTATATGGAAAATACAGGGAATTACTTTGAAAGTATGTTGATCATTGGGATTGTGATCATCAATTCTACGCTTTCAATTGTTCAAGAAGGGCGTGCCGAAGATTCTTTGGCCGCTTTGCAAGGATTGAATAAGTCAAAAGTAAAAGTGTTGCGTAATGGGAAAACAGAACTAATTGATGGTGATGATGTCGTTGTTGGAGATATCTTGCTTATCGAAAACGGAACATCAATCGCCGCTGACGCGCGTTTGTTAGAAGCCACTGAACTACAAGCCGAAGAATCGGCTCTAACCGGTGAAAGTGTGCCTGCATCTAAGGATGCAGATGCCATTTTGACCTCTGATGTAGATTTAGGTGAACGTGCCAACATGGTTTATCGTGGAACAACCATTGTGAACGGGCAAGCCCGTGCGGTGGTGACAAGTGTTGGAATGCAATCTGAAATGGGAATTATTGCTGGTTTGTTGAACAGCGAATCAAAGACACCACTAACACCATTGCAACAACGACTAGTACAATTGGGAAAGAATATCTCAATTGTTGCGGTTGTGGCTGCCTTGGTCGTGATGGGACTTGGTCTGTACCAAGGAATGGATTTGATGCACATCTTCCTAACGGCGATTTCTTTGGCTGTTGCGGTAGTGCCTGAAACATTGGCGGTTATCGTGACGATGACATTAGCATTGGGTGTGCAACGTATGGCTAAAAAGCATGCGATTATTCGCCGCTTGCCAGCCGTGGAAACACTTGGAACAACCAGTGTTATTGCATCAGATAAAACCGGAACATTAACACAAAACAAGATGACGGTTCGTGAAGTGTGGGCCGATCAAAATGATGAACTAACAACTGTTGCGAATGGAATGACTGCATCAGCAGAACAAGTCCTATCAATTGGAGCGATTTCAACTAACGTGGAAGTGCGTGAAGATGAAGGCGATGTGGTTTATGATGGATTGCCAACTGAAGTAGCGCTTGTCCGTGCGATGCAACCAATCAAGCCACGTGCAGAATTGTTAAAGGAATGGCCAGTAGTTGACCAAATTCCATTTAATTCAACAAAGAAGCGTATGACAACGGTTCACCAAGATCCAGAAGGTGGGTTTGTTGCCATCACAAAGGGTGCGTTTGATGTCTTGTTGCCAATGGTTGAACATGGAAACAAAGAAAAAGCTGTTGCGATTAATAAGCAATTCGGACAAGATGCCTTACGTGTTTTGACGATTACAGCTAAGCGCTTTGAAGAAATGCCTGCTGAACCATCAGCGGAATTCTATGAAGAACACTTATCATTGATTGGATTGGTTGGGATTATTGATCCACCACGTCCAGAATCTGCACCCGCTGTTGCGAAAGCCAAGAAGGCAGGAATTAAGACGGTTATGATCACAGGTGACCATCTAGAAACTGCTAGTGCGATTGCCCGTGAAATCGGGATTATGGAAGATGGCGACAAGGGAATGACCGGAGCTGAACTGTCTGAATTGACTGATGAGCAATTGGACGAACGCGTAAAGGAATACTCTGTGTATGCTCGTGTAACGCCAACTGACAAGATTCGTATCGTGAAGTCGTGGCAACGTAGTGGGGCGATTATCGCTATGACGGGTGACGGTGTTAACGACGCGCCAGCCTTGAAGGCTGCGGACGTTGGAATTTCAATGGGTGAAACCGGAACCGATGTTGCTCGTGGCGCCTCAGATATTATTCTGACTGATGATAACTTCTCTACGATTGTGGATGCAGTGTCTGAAGGTCGTGGTGTTTATGTGAAGGTCCGTAAGACAATTAACTTCTTGTTGAGTGCCAACATGTCTGAAATTATGGTGATTATTATTGCCATGCTATTAGGCTGGGGGTCACCATTGTTGCCAGTTCACTTGCTATTCATTAACTTAGTATCTGACGGATTACCAGGATTCGCGTTGAGTCGTGAACCGATGCCAGAAGGTGTCATGAATCGTGCGCCAATGCATAAAGATGAAAAACTGTTTGCTGATGGACTAGGTAAGCAAATTGCGTTGAATGCCATCTTGTTTATGATAGTTACTTTGTTGGCAATCTGGATTGGACGTGACATGACGCTTGGTGGTATGTTGCCATCTGCTGAAATTGGTCAAACGATGGCCTTTATCGTCTTATCATTGACGTCAATTTTCCACGTCTTTAATATTCGTTCAGCGAAGTCGTTGTTTACTAACTCATATTCAGATAACCCAACATTGGTTAACATGGCCATCTTAGCAACATTAATTACATTAGTGATTGCTTTGATTCCATTTACTGCTGGATTGTTTGGATTGACGCAATTGTCAATGATGCATTGGATTATGGTAGCGTTGCTATCACTTGCACCAACGGTTGTGCTTGAAGTTTGGAAGAAATTCCAACCATCATTCTTCCGTGTTTAA
- a CDS encoding GNAT family N-acetyltransferase: MSENLVWTKVVKETNELTTSELLAILKERVRVFVVEQDCAYQEVDDADDQAIHVIFKNSDDIVAYARILKDNDQIKFGRVLVTKQYRGQHVGRKLIEAVLSEIERYFPAENIYIQAQSYLENFYASFGFETTSAEYLEDNIPHKDMVLKK; encoded by the coding sequence ATGAGTGAAAATTTGGTTTGGACGAAAGTAGTTAAAGAAACGAACGAGCTAACAACATCAGAATTATTGGCTATTTTAAAAGAACGTGTACGTGTCTTTGTTGTGGAACAAGATTGCGCCTATCAAGAAGTTGATGATGCCGATGATCAAGCAATTCATGTTATTTTCAAAAATTCAGATGATATTGTCGCGTACGCACGAATTCTTAAAGACAATGACCAAATTAAATTCGGCCGTGTATTGGTTACTAAGCAATATCGTGGTCAACATGTTGGCCGTAAATTAATCGAAGCGGTATTGTCTGAAATCGAACGATATTTTCCTGCGGAAAATATCTATATTCAAGCCCAAAGTTACTTAGAAAACTTTTACGCATCATTTGGATTTGAAACAACCTCAGCAGAATACTTGGAAGACAATATTCCACATAAAGATATGGTCTTAAAAAAATAA
- a CDS encoding GntR family transcriptional regulator: protein MSVDKNNVYQELENILKQKIDSGVFEVGEKIPSSNALQIKYGMSRTTVRHALADLERDGYIETKKGKGSFVLNPNLMDRVIHYFDVMGTIAELGHDAKISLTSFKLSVDGEFSHVRQLMGLSDDAYLYQLQYTMFSDDKSTFFDTVYLNYDRFPNLVRSELDHGPLLPLLMRKYDFKPQFHTSRIFDRGVKPDSDDSREEDMMHVTTKGHETDREIILYGEGLSFGELMETLK, encoded by the coding sequence ATGAGTGTCGACAAAAATAATGTGTATCAAGAGTTAGAAAATATCCTGAAACAAAAAATTGATTCGGGGGTGTTTGAGGTAGGTGAAAAAATACCATCATCAAATGCATTACAAATCAAATACGGTATGAGTCGAACAACGGTTCGACATGCGTTGGCAGACCTAGAACGTGATGGATATATTGAAACGAAAAAAGGGAAAGGGAGTTTTGTTTTAAATCCAAACCTCATGGATCGAGTAATCCATTATTTCGATGTGATGGGGACGATTGCTGAGTTGGGGCATGATGCCAAAATATCGCTAACGAGTTTCAAGTTGTCAGTAGATGGTGAGTTTTCACATGTTCGTCAGCTGATGGGATTGAGTGATGATGCCTATTTGTATCAATTACAGTACACGATGTTTTCGGACGATAAATCAACTTTCTTTGATACTGTCTATTTGAATTATGATCGGTTTCCTAATTTAGTTCGAAGTGAATTGGATCATGGGCCGTTATTGCCTCTGTTGATGCGTAAGTATGATTTTAAACCGCAGTTTCACACGAGTAGGATATTTGATCGAGGAGTTAAACCCGATAGTGATGATTCTCGGGAAGAAGATATGATGCATGTGACGACCAAAGGGCATGAAACGGATCGGGAAATTATCTTGTATGGTGAAGGGTTGTCTTTTGGTGAATTAATGGAAACATTGAAATAA
- a CDS encoding amidohydrolase family protein, protein MTDPKTAVGLAQKSNDEAYEHYVKADSDQFGFFAAVALQDVEEAQKEARRAVNELGAKGILINGYTNVGDANHAMYLDDESLKPFWQTISELNVPVYLHPREPLPTTTDTYKGYEELIGSAWGFTHETATHAIRLMMSGLFDEFPNLTIVLGHLGEGLSQTLPRTDHRLYRQRNGVNNQKNKKPLMSYLRDNFKVTTSGHFTTASLLEAIEVFGEDSVMFSVDYPYEDNSDAANWFDQLELPEDVKEDIAYNNAAKLLNITD, encoded by the coding sequence ATTACCGATCCTAAAACTGCGGTTGGTTTAGCGCAGAAGAGTAATGATGAAGCCTATGAACATTACGTTAAGGCTGACTCCGATCAATTCGGCTTCTTCGCCGCAGTTGCATTGCAAGATGTTGAGGAGGCTCAAAAGGAAGCTCGTCGTGCCGTTAACGAATTAGGCGCTAAAGGTATCCTCATTAACGGTTACACCAACGTCGGCGATGCCAACCATGCCATGTATTTGGATGATGAAAGTCTAAAGCCATTCTGGCAAACAATTAGTGAACTAAACGTGCCTGTTTACTTGCACCCACGTGAGCCACTTCCAACAACAACTGATACCTACAAGGGTTACGAAGAATTAATTGGATCCGCTTGGGGATTTACCCACGAAACAGCCACTCACGCAATTCGTCTAATGATGAGCGGTTTGTTCGATGAGTTCCCTAACCTAACAATTGTCCTAGGACACTTAGGTGAAGGACTTTCTCAAACACTACCTCGTACCGATCACCGTTTGTATCGTCAACGTAATGGTGTAAACAACCAAAAGAACAAGAAGCCATTAATGAGCTACTTGCGTGACAACTTTAAGGTCACAACGTCTGGTCACTTTACGACCGCTAGCTTGCTAGAAGCCATTGAAGTCTTTGGTGAAGACAGCGTTATGTTCTCCGTCGATTACCCCTATGAAGATAACTCAGATGCTGCAAACTGGTTCGATCAACTAGAGTTACCTGAAGACGTTAAGGAAGATATCGCATACAACAATGCCGCCAAGCTTTTAAACATCACTGACTAA
- a CDS encoding tRNA dihydrouridine synthase encodes MVKAKSAYWQNIVDAAQNHPEVEGIETLPFFTLAPMEAVTDTVFRRVVAKAAAPEAFYTEFTNARSMSHPKAKFTIQGRLQFVPEEHSIPIAQLWGDRPIDFDLGVKDLKERGFEAVDINMGCPDSTVIKNGGGSDLIRNPEKAAELIAAAKLAGLPVSVKTRLGFNKLDTFREWLPFLLKQDVQVLTVHLRTRKEMSKVPAHYEYIDEILAMRDEISPNTLIQINGDIKNRAHGLEIAKEHPGLDGIMIGRGVFEDPYTFEDTPAEHTLEESLDLLRMQLDLHDEFDKEFGPTNFQKLKRFFKIYVRGFSYASDLRVALMDTKTTDDAREILAEFNEQWQARLAAEYAAENEAT; translated from the coding sequence ATGGTTAAAGCAAAATCAGCTTATTGGCAAAACATTGTCGATGCAGCACAAAACCATCCTGAAGTTGAAGGTATTGAAACACTACCTTTCTTCACACTAGCGCCCATGGAAGCTGTTACAGATACAGTTTTCCGTCGAGTAGTTGCCAAGGCCGCTGCGCCTGAAGCATTCTACACAGAATTCACAAACGCGCGTAGCATGTCACACCCTAAGGCTAAGTTCACTATTCAAGGACGTCTACAATTCGTTCCTGAAGAACATTCAATTCCAATCGCCCAACTTTGGGGAGATCGTCCAATCGATTTCGATCTTGGAGTTAAGGACCTAAAGGAACGTGGATTTGAAGCCGTTGATATTAACATGGGTTGCCCAGACTCAACAGTTATTAAAAACGGTGGTGGATCAGATTTGATTCGTAACCCTGAAAAGGCAGCCGAACTAATCGCCGCAGCTAAACTTGCAGGGCTACCCGTTTCTGTTAAGACACGTCTAGGGTTCAACAAGCTAGATACATTCCGCGAATGGCTACCATTCCTATTGAAGCAAGACGTTCAAGTTTTGACAGTTCACTTACGTACACGTAAGGAAATGTCAAAGGTTCCTGCTCACTACGAATACATTGATGAAATCTTGGCAATGCGTGATGAAATCTCACCTAATACTTTGATTCAAATCAATGGAGATATTAAGAACCGTGCCCACGGTTTGGAAATCGCCAAGGAACACCCTGGTCTAGACGGTATCATGATTGGTCGTGGAGTTTTTGAAGATCCATACACATTCGAAGATACACCAGCTGAACACACACTTGAAGAATCATTGGATTTGCTACGTATGCAACTAGACTTGCACGACGAATTCGATAAGGAATTTGGTCCAACTAACTTCCAAAAGCTAAAGCGTTTCTTCAAGATTTACGTACGTGGTTTCTCATACGCTTCAGACCTACGTGTTGCTTTGATGGACACTAAGACAACTGATGACGCCCGTGAAATCTTGGCTGAATTTAATGAACAATGGCAAGCTCGTTTGGCAGCAGAATATGCGGCTGAAAACGAAGCAACCTAA
- a CDS encoding helix-turn-helix domain-containing protein translates to MSFEHDIKQLRSDKGMTQQQVADALHVSRQTVSTWERGKNYPSLDVLKSISELFDVSFEQLLFGGPLEMKKETKNVAQVIDKEVSLKGRYKKLTIVLGIIFALLIGSATTFYIGYEKGNDTIDRVNPFLPYQISYAKFPGDKEILKQSKKEDGRWSGWFSVNEMGTEWLKLNLYTGLNHGVKDPYVMVNHKGTFVKEAMIVPGAAIDKLKKNNADFIYNYLNTNKYEYVTAKERKELNDGIRIHDFGTGDFPGYMEPLKKLETK, encoded by the coding sequence ATGAGTTTTGAACACGATATTAAACAACTACGATCAGACAAAGGGATGACTCAACAACAAGTTGCAGACGCGTTACATGTAAGTCGACAAACCGTTTCAACCTGGGAGCGTGGGAAAAACTATCCAAGTCTGGATGTCTTAAAAAGTATCAGTGAATTGTTTGATGTATCTTTCGAACAACTATTATTTGGAGGACCGTTGGAAATGAAGAAAGAGACAAAGAATGTGGCTCAAGTAATTGATAAAGAAGTGTCATTGAAGGGACGTTACAAGAAATTAACCATTGTCTTGGGTATTATCTTCGCCCTATTGATAGGGTCAGCTACGACATTTTATATTGGATACGAAAAGGGAAATGATACCATTGATCGTGTAAATCCATTTTTACCATATCAAATTAGTTATGCAAAATTCCCGGGCGATAAAGAAATTTTGAAGCAAAGTAAAAAAGAAGATGGTCGTTGGAGTGGCTGGTTCTCAGTCAATGAAATGGGAACAGAATGGTTAAAATTGAATTTGTACACGGGATTAAATCATGGTGTAAAGGATCCATACGTGATGGTAAATCATAAGGGTACGTTCGTTAAAGAAGCAATGATTGTTCCTGGGGCAGCCATTGATAAATTGAAAAAGAATAATGCCGACTTTATCTATAATTATCTAAATACCAACAAATATGAGTATGTCACTGCGAAAGAACGTAAAGAACTTAATGACGGGATTCGTATTCATGATTTTGGAACAGGAGATTTTCCTGGATATATGGAACCACTTAAGAAATTGGAAACAAAGTAA
- a CDS encoding YihY/virulence factor BrkB family protein produces MAKKENVVSRVKSKWEHFSNKIHLTEFMNFVDRAQVGMVAPTVAYYTIVALVPLIMSIGVILGVIGLDTTDINNFIRQQMPNAIGETLIPIVNSVLHGSVSVLSVSVLVVMWTASGILSTFRKIFNDIYDLEETENGLVTRIVSFLWFLAFLLAAVVIGLFSSLFPVIMKNLPHIEGWLQTLASQTWIYALLLAWVILIIFNYTLPAVKIRWQSVAMGSGMAAIALSILNAGFGLYAQFAMRNVDFYRSLGSLLALLIYFNLVATIIVLGQVFIAWINTFYKEETAE; encoded by the coding sequence ATGGCTAAAAAAGAAAATGTGGTTTCACGAGTGAAATCAAAATGGGAGCATTTTTCAAATAAGATTCATCTGACAGAATTTATGAATTTTGTGGATCGTGCGCAAGTAGGGATGGTTGCGCCAACGGTGGCATACTATACCATCGTTGCATTAGTACCGTTGATTATGAGTATTGGGGTTATTTTAGGGGTTATTGGATTAGACACGACGGATATTAATAACTTTATTCGTCAACAGATGCCAAATGCGATTGGAGAAACATTAATTCCGATTGTTAATTCAGTGCTACACGGAAGCGTTAGTGTCTTGTCTGTATCAGTATTGGTTGTGATGTGGACAGCGAGTGGTATTTTATCAACGTTTCGTAAGATTTTTAATGACATCTATGACCTCGAAGAGACAGAGAATGGGCTTGTAACACGTATTGTCAGTTTCCTATGGTTCTTAGCATTCTTGCTAGCCGCTGTGGTGATTGGTCTGTTCAGTAGTTTATTCCCTGTCATTATGAAAAACTTACCGCATATTGAAGGTTGGCTACAAACGTTAGCCTCACAGACTTGGATTTATGCGCTATTACTAGCGTGGGTTATTCTAATTATTTTCAATTACACATTACCAGCAGTTAAAATTCGTTGGCAATCAGTTGCAATGGGGTCTGGAATGGCGGCCATTGCATTGAGTATCTTGAATGCGGGATTTGGACTATACGCCCAATTTGCGATGCGTAATGTCGACTTTTATCGTTCTCTTGGTTCATTGTTAGCCTTGTTGATTTATTTCAATTTGGTCGCAACGATTATCGTCTTAGGCCAAGTTTTCATCGCTTGGATTAACACGTTCTACAAAGAAGAAACAGCAGAATAA